The following coding sequences are from one Ooceraea biroi isolate clonal line C1 chromosome 5, Obir_v5.4, whole genome shotgun sequence window:
- the LOC105281161 gene encoding probable chitinase 10, with the protein MKSCVVLLCFILCTAPFVMSQSQAYVLPYPGDCSKYQQCDQSGCFVMSCGRGTEFNPAIGTCDYPLRDRSGCSNRG; encoded by the exons ATGAAGTCTTGTGTAGTTCTGCTGTGCTTCATATTGTGCACAGCACCGTTTGTGATGTCACAATCACAA gCATACGTACTGCCCTATCCGGGCGATTGCAGCAAGTATCAACAATGCGACCAAAGCGGTTGCTTTGTTATGAGTTGTGGTAGAGGAACAGAATTTAATCCGGCTATAGGCACTTGCGATTATCCTCTAAGAGACCGTTCAGGATGCAGTAATCGTGGATGA
- the LOC105281162 gene encoding cytochrome c oxidase assembly protein COX18, mitochondrial: MHVPKLQLVFLRQFKRVAKVQTINNINNNNAYFITSSSTLFHTIHSDYGAFSCTSNAQDLARSSQQPTLLKNLSAGRYSSGVRNNCFRMSHPGIISHAILYNRRKHVERKTGHSLCYNSIRHLSTGGTDSVVQAAAPVQYSGIFKMLSESTPVKVAQDSLLWIHDYTALPWWLVVILTTIMIRTTVTLPLSFYQQCIIAKLENLKPEMNNIVKELKIETRYGMQKYNWPKPVARRLYNHSVKKQWNELIIRENCHPAKATILVLVQLPLWISLSMSIRNLCYMLPKQDATAYGIHQEFTSDGFLWFMDLTVPDPFILPILMGLFNLAIIEINYMSRLQVQTKWKKYLTYFFRIVTIGLIPIAMYVPSCVSLYWTTSSAFGLLQNLLLLSPKLRRFARVPITASESQNPYMMLREKITARCRFRKNVEVSSKI; the protein is encoded by the exons ATGCATGTACCAAAGTTACAACTTGTTTTTCTGAGGCAGTTCAAGCGAGTCGCCAAAGTTCAAACtatcaataatatcaataataataatgcctattttattacatcatcAAGTACTTTATTTCATACCATACATAGCGACTATGGTGCATTTTCTTGTACAAGCAATGCACAAGATTTGGCTCGTAGCAGTCAGCAGCCAACATTATTGAAAAATCTCAGTGCTGGACGATACAGTTCAGGAGTACGGAATAATTGCTTCCGTATGTCTCATCCTGGGATTATTTCTCATGCGATATTGTATAACAGAAGGAAACACGTGGAACGTAAAACTGGTCACAGTCTCTGTTACAACAGCATTAGGCATCTTTCCACTGGAGGTACTGATTCTGTTGTTCAAGCTGCAGCTCCAGTGCAATACAGTGGCATCTTCAAAATGCTGTCAGAAAGCACGCCTGTTAAAGTTGCACAAGATTCCCTATTGTGGATTCATGACTATACAGCTTTACCATGGTGGTTAGTTGTTATACTTACCACCATTATGATACGAACAACAGTGACTTTGCCACTATCTTTCTATCAG caaTGTATAATTGCCAAATTAGAAAACCTCAAACCAGAGATGAATAACATAGTTAAGGAGCTGAAGATAGAAACACGTTATGGGATGCAGAAATATAACTGGCCTAAGCCAGTCGCTAGACGTCTGTACAATCATTCT GTGAAGAAACAATGGAACGAATTAATCATCCGAGAGAACTGTCATCCAGCTAAAGCTACTATCTTGGTACTAGTGCAGTTACCCTTATGGATATCGTTGTCAATGTCGATTAGAAATTTATGTTACATGTTACCTAAGCAGGATGCCA CTGCTTACGGTATCCACCAGGAGTTTACGAGTGATGGATTTCTTTGGTTCATGGATTTGACTGTGCCAGATCCATTTATACTTCCCATACTAATGGGATTGTTCAATCTAGCTATTATTGAA ATAAATTATATGAGTAGGCTACAAGTGCAaacgaaatggaaaaaatactTAACTTATTTCTTCAGAATTGTTACAATTGGCCTGATACCGATTGCTATGTATGTACCATCG TGTGTGAGCTTGTATTGGACAACTAGCAGTGCATTTGGTCTTTTACAAAATTTGCTGTTGTTATCTCCTAAGTTACGTCGGTTCGCAAGAGTGCCGATAACTGCATCCGAATCACAGAATCCGTATATGATGCTGCGTGAAAAGATAACAGCCAGATGTCGCTTTAGAAAAAACGTCGAAGTTTCATCAAAGATCTAA
- the LOC105281159 gene encoding uncharacterized protein LOC105281159: MSFRLLLLLLLMYCCHLTTAVKRLREDGKSYTVSAYPGDCSKYVMCSGGKCKLEACESTYVFDPVTSTCTHRARGYIKCDFKLSRKL, translated from the exons ATGTCGTTCCGATTGCTGCTCCTGCTGCTTTTGATGTACTGTTGTCATCTTACTACTGCTGTCAAGAGATTGAGAGAG GATGGCAAGTCTTACACGGTGTCGGCATATCCAGGAGACTGCAGCAAGTACGTGATGTGCAGTGGCGGCAAGTGCAAGCTGGAGGCTTGCGAGTCGACTTACGTCTTCGATCCGGTCACTTCCACCTGCACGCACCGAGCACGTGGATACATCAAGTGCGACTTCAAGCTATCGCGGAAACTGTAA